A window of the Brassica napus cultivar Da-Ae chromosome C5, Da-Ae, whole genome shotgun sequence genome harbors these coding sequences:
- the LOC106397686 gene encoding serine/threonine-protein kinase UCNL, whose amino-acid sequence MESSPSSPPSSPEILNLDSIRALKILGQGATGTVFLAHDVVSVSSSSFAVKLVHKSSASSLRRARWEIEVLRRLSVQTNQNPFLPRLLASFESPEYFVWAVPYCSGGDLNVLLRRQNDGVFSSSVIRFYVAEIVCALEHLHSMGIAYRDLKPENILIQQSGHVTLTDFDLSQSLKKPTRPEFFQPDPELCTDPKKSRSFSRWVSPAASESKKTRSARVNPITRRKTSFSSGERSNSFVGTDEYVSPEVIRCDGHDFAVDWWALGVLTYEMMYGETPFKGKSKKETFRNVLVKEPEFAGKPNDLTDLIRRLLVKDSSRRLGSRRGAAEIKEHPFFAGVRWDLLTEVLRPPFIPLRDDGELTAGGFDIREHLEKLRMTVSSAPPSPFQSPSHVCRNSDSFIDF is encoded by the coding sequence ATGGAGTCATCGCCGTCGTCCCCACCTTCATCGCCGGAGATTCTCAACCTCGATTCTATCAGAGCTCTCAAAATCCTCGGACAAGGCGCCACCGGAACTGTCTTCCTCGCACACGACGTTGTTTCtgtctcctcttcttccttcgcCGTCAAGCTTGTCCACAAATCGTCAGCCTCCTCTCTCCGCCGTGCACGGTGGGAAATCGAGGTCCTCCGTCGTCTCTCCGTTCAAACGAATCAAAACCCTTTTCTCCCTCGTCTCTTAGCTTCCTTCGAGTCACCGGAATATTTCGTATGGGCTGTCCCGTATTGCTCCGGCGGCGATCTCAACGTCCTCCTTCGCCGTCAAAACGACGGCGTTTTCAGCTCCTCTGTTATTAGATTCTACGTGGCTGAGATCGTCTGTGCGCTTGAGCATCTTCATTCCATGGGGATCGCTTACAGAGACTTGAAACCTGAGAACATTCTCATTCAGCAATCCGGTCACGTTACACTCACCGACTTCGACCTTTCTCAGAGCCTCAAGAAGCCCACCCGACCCGAATTCTTTCAACCCGACCCGGAATTGTGCACCGATCCTAAAAAAAGTCGGAGCTTTTCTCGCTGGGTCTCTCCGGCGGCGTCGGAGAGCAAGAAAACGAGATCCGCTCGGGTTAACCCGATTACTCGCCGGAAAACCAGTTTTTCCTCCGGCGAACGTTCAAATTCCTTCGTCGGAACTGATGAGTACGTCTCGCCGGAGGTAATTCGCTGCGACGGTCACGACTTCGCCGTCGATTGGTGGGCTCTCGGTGTTCTGACATACGAGATGATGTACGGAGAGACTCCGTTCAAAGGGAAGAGCAAGAAGGAGACTTTTCGAAATGTGCTGGTTAAAGAACCTGAGTTCGCCGGGAAACCAAATGATCTCACGGATCTTATCCGGCGGCTGCTTGTGAAAGACTCGAGTAGGCGGTTAGGTAGCCGCCGTGGCGCAGCGGAGATAAAGGAGCATCCTTTTTTCGCGGGTGTGAGGTGGGATTTGTTAACGGAAGTGTTACGACCTCCGTTTATTCCGTTGAGAGATGACGGGGAATTAACGGCTGGTGGGTTCGATATAAGGGAACATTTGGAGAAACTGAGGATGACGGTGTCATCAGCTCCTCCGTCACCGTTTCAGTCTCCTTCGCACGTGTGTCGTAACAGCGATTCGTTCATTGACTTCTGA
- the LOC106398872 gene encoding DNA damage-repair/toleration protein DRT100-like has protein sequence MKLNVFVLLLLLLVSTATCCPPSDRRALLAFRAALHEPYLGIFNSWTGQDCCHNWYGVSCDSLTHRVADINLRGESEDPIFERAHRTGYMTGHIAPAICDLARLSAITIADWKGISGEIPTCITRLPFLRTLDLIGNQISGGIPNDIGRPHRLAVLNVADNRISGSIPKSLTNLSSLMHLDLRNNLISGVIPPDFGRLTMLSRALLSGNRITGRIPESLTRIYRLADVDLSGNQLYGPIPPSLGRMAVLATLNLDGNKFSGEIPQTLMTSSVMNLNLSRNMLQGKIPEGFGPRSYFTVLDLSYNNLKGPIPRSISGASFIGHLDLSHNHLCGRIPVGSPFSHLEAASFMYNDCLCGKPLRACLKN, from the coding sequence ATGAAGCTCAACGTCTTCGTATTACTCCTCCTTCTTCTAGTCTCAACCGCAACATGCTGTCCGCCTTCAGACCGCCGTGCACTTCTAGCTTTCCGTGCAGCACTCCACGAGCCATACCTCGGCATTTTCAACTCATGGACCGGTCAAGACTGCTGCCACAACTGGTACGGCGTCAGCTGCGACTCGCTCACTCACCGAGTCGCCGACATCAACCTCCGCGGCGAGTCAGAAGACCCCATCTTCGAGCGAGCTCACCGAACCGGCTACATGACCGGACACATCGCTCCGGCGATATGCGACCTCGCGCGTCTCTCCGCCATCACCATCGCCGATTGGAAAGGTATCTCCGGTGAGATTCCCACCTGCATCACACGTCTCCCTTTCCTCCGTACGCTCGATCTCATCGGAAACCAAATCTCCGGCGGGATACCAAACGACATCGGAAGGCCACACCGGTTAGCTGTTTTAAACGTAGCGGATAACCGGATATCCGGTTCAATTCCAAAATCGTTAACCAACCTCTCTAGCTTAATGCATTTAGACCTCCGTAACAACCTCATCTCCGGCGTAATCCCGCCGGACTTCGGCCGGTTAACCATGCTCAGCCGCGCATTGCTAAGCGGGAACCGGATAACCGGTCGAATTCCCGAATCACTAACCCGGATTTACCGGTTAGCGGACGTTGATCTCTCCGGTAACCAACTATACGGCCCGATCCCACCGTCTCTAGGCCGTATGGCGGTTCTCGCGACGCTAAACCTCGACGGAAACAAATTCTCCGGTGAGATACCACAAACTCTGATGACGTCATCGGTGATGAACTTGAATTTGAGCAGGAACATGTTGCAAGGGAAGATACCGGAAGGGTTCGGACCAAGGTCTTACTTCACTGTACTTGATTTGTCTTATAACAATCTCAAGGGACCAATCCCGAGATCAATTTCTGGTGCGTCGTTTATTGGTCATTTGGATCTTAGCCATAACCATCTCTGCGGGAGGATTCCGGTGGGGTCGCCGTTCAGTCACCTTGAAGCGGCGTCGTTTATGTACAACGACTGTCTTTGCGGCAAACCTTTGAGGGCTTGTTTAAAAAACTGA
- the LOC106401865 gene encoding lysine-specific demethylase JMJ30 isoform X1 → MSGAPTAASSGNHSLHLPTPTLDAESQSLLQSISAQGGYAYARMAALAVAGDQSAAEAARDMAWEQLHSGPWHSVLPVWRDAYSMACLHVAKFHFAAGEFGEALGALDMGLIMGGTLLRKDLHDSVLLVSSEARKMAKSLGDFKGEKLVPEVPVDVSEVLKILPMRSLTSGRVEKRCDLSMEGFLRDYFQTGTPVVITNCMAHWPARTKWNHLDYLTSVAGNRTVPVEVGKNYLCSDWKQELVTFSKFLERMRTNRSTSVEPTYLAQHPLFDQINELRDDICIPDYCFVGGGDLQSLNAWFGPAGTVTPLHHDPHHNILAQVVGKKYVRLYPSSLQDELYPYPETMLCNSSQVDLDNIDKNEFPKAVELEFMDCILEEGEMLYIPPKWWHYVRSLTMSFSVSFWWSNEAESSDS, encoded by the exons ATGTCAGGAGCTCCAACCGCCGCTTCCTCCGGAAACCACAGCCTCCATCTCCCGACTCCAACCCTCGACGCGGAGTCGCAATCCCTGCTGCAGTCGATCTCCGCTCAAGGCGGTTACGCCTATGCTCGCATGGCGGCGCTAGCAGTCGCCGGCGACCAAAGCGCGGCGGAGGCGGCGCGTGATATGGCCTGGGAGCAGCTTCACTCCGGTCCCTGGCACTCTGTTCTCCCCGTCTGGCGCGACGCTTACTCGATGGCTTGTCTCCACGTCGCCAAGTTCCATTTCGCCGCCGGCGAGTTTGGGGAAGCTCTCGGCGCGCTCGATATGGGTCTCATCATGGGAGGGACGCTTCTCCGCAAGGACCTCCACGACTCTGTGCTCTTGGTCTCCTCTGAAGCTCGTAAGATGGCTAAGAGCCTCGGAGATTTCAAGGGTGAGAAGTTGGTCCCTGAAGTTCCCGTCGATGTCAGTGAG GTGCTAAAGATTCTACCTATGAGGTCATTGACTAGTGGAAGGGTAGAGAAGAGGTGTGATTTATCTATGGAGGGGTTTCTTCGTGATTATTTTCAGACAGGTACACCTGTTGTTATAACCAATTGTATGGCTCATTGGCCAGCTAGGACCAAGTGGAACCACTTGGACTATCTCACTTCTGTTGCTGGTAACCGTACCGTTCCCGTCGAG GTGGGGAAAAACTATTTGTGTTCAGATTGGAAGCAAGAGCTTGTGACTTTTTCCAAGTTCCTTGAACGGATGAGGACCAATAGATCCACCTCCGTGGAACCTACTTATCTTGCTCAGCATCCGTTGTTTGATCAG ATAAATGAACTGAGAGATGATATATGTATTCCTGATTACTGTTTTGTCGGTGGAGGGGATCTCCAATCTCTTAATGCTTGGTTTGGTCCGGCTGGGACAGTTACTCCTTTACACCATGATCCACATCATAATATACTTGCTCAG GTTGTTGGCAAGAAGTATGTAAGGCTTTACCCATCCTCGTTGCAAGACGAACTTTACCCTTATCCTGAGACAATGCTTTGCAACTCTAGCCAG GTTGATCTTGACAACATCGACAAGAACGAGTTTCCAAAGGCGGTGGAGCTAGAGTTTATGGATTGTATCCTAGAGGAAGGAGAAATGCTGTACATCCCTCCCAAATGGTGGCACTATGTCAGGTCTTTAACAATGAGTTTCTCGGTTAGCTTCTGGTGGAGCAATGAAGCAGAGTCCTCTGATTCTTAG
- the LOC106401865 gene encoding lysine-specific demethylase JMJ30 isoform X2 has protein sequence MSGAPTAASSGNHSLHLPTPTLDAESQSLLQSISAQGGYAYARMAALAVAGDQSAAEAARDMAWEQLHSGPWHSVLPVWRDAYSMACLHVAKFHFAAGEFGEALGALDMGLIMGGTLLRKDLHDSVLLVSSEARKMAKSLGDFKGEKLVPEVPVDVSEVLKILPMRSLTSGRVEKRCDLSMEGFLRDYFQTGTPVVITNCMAHWPARTKWNHLDYLTSVAGNRTVPVEVGKNYLCSDWKQELVTFSKFLERMRTNRSTSVEPTYLAQHPLFDQINELRDDICIPDYCFVGGGDLQSLNAWFGPAGTVTPLHHDPHHNILAQPDHLPGLKPDV, from the exons ATGTCAGGAGCTCCAACCGCCGCTTCCTCCGGAAACCACAGCCTCCATCTCCCGACTCCAACCCTCGACGCGGAGTCGCAATCCCTGCTGCAGTCGATCTCCGCTCAAGGCGGTTACGCCTATGCTCGCATGGCGGCGCTAGCAGTCGCCGGCGACCAAAGCGCGGCGGAGGCGGCGCGTGATATGGCCTGGGAGCAGCTTCACTCCGGTCCCTGGCACTCTGTTCTCCCCGTCTGGCGCGACGCTTACTCGATGGCTTGTCTCCACGTCGCCAAGTTCCATTTCGCCGCCGGCGAGTTTGGGGAAGCTCTCGGCGCGCTCGATATGGGTCTCATCATGGGAGGGACGCTTCTCCGCAAGGACCTCCACGACTCTGTGCTCTTGGTCTCCTCTGAAGCTCGTAAGATGGCTAAGAGCCTCGGAGATTTCAAGGGTGAGAAGTTGGTCCCTGAAGTTCCCGTCGATGTCAGTGAG GTGCTAAAGATTCTACCTATGAGGTCATTGACTAGTGGAAGGGTAGAGAAGAGGTGTGATTTATCTATGGAGGGGTTTCTTCGTGATTATTTTCAGACAGGTACACCTGTTGTTATAACCAATTGTATGGCTCATTGGCCAGCTAGGACCAAGTGGAACCACTTGGACTATCTCACTTCTGTTGCTGGTAACCGTACCGTTCCCGTCGAG GTGGGGAAAAACTATTTGTGTTCAGATTGGAAGCAAGAGCTTGTGACTTTTTCCAAGTTCCTTGAACGGATGAGGACCAATAGATCCACCTCCGTGGAACCTACTTATCTTGCTCAGCATCCGTTGTTTGATCAG ATAAATGAACTGAGAGATGATATATGTATTCCTGATTACTGTTTTGTCGGTGGAGGGGATCTCCAATCTCTTAATGCTTGGTTTGGTCCGGCTGGGACAGTTACTCCTTTACACCATGATCCACATCATAATATACTTGCTCAG CCTGATCATCTCCCTGGATTGAAGCCTGATGTCTGA